GGCTTTCGATCGGCAGGCCCGTGGCCGGCGAATAGGGCACGCCGACGCGCGCCCACAACAGCCGCATGTAGTCGTAGATCTCGGTGACGGTGCCCACCGTCGAGCGCGGATTCTTCGAGGTGGTCTTCTGCTCGATCGAGATCGCCGGCGACAGGCCGTCGATCTGGTCGACGTCGGGCTTCTGCATCATCTCTAGGAACTGGCGCGCATAGGCCGACAGCGACTCGACGTAACGCCGTTGTCCCTCGGCATAGATGGTGTCGAAGGCGAGCGAGGATTTGCCGGAGCCGGACAGGCCGGTGAACACCACGAGCTTGTCGCGCGGGATTTCCAGGTCGACGTTCTTGAGATTGTGCTCGCGTGCGCCGCGAATCGTTATCGCACGCGTGGCGGATGCGGCGTTCTGTTGGCGCTTCGCCCTGATCACTTCATCCATATCGGCATTCCCAGGCGCGTTGATCGCGCCGCGTTCAGGCGCGCATCTTCCGGAAGCCGGGGATCGGACGCCAATGGGTGAGTTCGGAACATAGGAAGAACGCGCGGCGATTTCCAGTGTTCCGTGCCAGCCATCAACGGATAGTTTTGCGAAAGAGCGCTTTCAAGCGAGAGCCTGCCCCGCACCTGATGCGGGGTGGAGACCGGCTCGCGTGAAGAAAGCGCGTCCAGCAGAAAAGGCTAGCTGCAATGGCAGCAGCTGGCAGCGTCCCGCCAACAAAAAGGCCGGCGCGAGGCCGGCCTTTCGTAGCTCAATCGAGAAGAGGTCGAGAGATCAGTACTTCGCGACGACCGGGCCACCCCAACGGTAGTTGATGCGGGCGGTGACGAGATCGACATCCTGACTGATATTCGAGGTTGCATTCAAAACCCCTGCAGGAGTGTTGAAGCTGATGTCCCGATCACCCAGGAACATGTGGTTGTATTCGACACCCACCGACCAATTCGGCGCGAAGCCGAATTCGAGACCGGCGCCAACCACGGCCCCCCAGCGGGTTTCCTTGGCGCTGTCGTTAAGCGCACCGGTCGCAATTACGGTGGTGTTGTACTTGTCGCCGACAACCGCGGCGCCGCCCTTGACGTAGAGCAGGGCGTTATTCCAAGCATAGCCGACCTGACCGGTGAGTAGACCGAACGCATCGATCTTCGACGTGTCCCGGAGAAGCACGTTGGTTAGGTTGGTGTTGGAGCCGCTGAAGTCAGCCCAGTTGCCCTGTCCTTCCAGGCCGAACACCCACGAACCAGCCTGCCAGCGATAGCCGATCTGTCCGCCGACGGTGCCGCCGGTTGCGTCATGGCAACCCTCAGCCAAGACCGGAGGGCCGATGAGATCCCAGCACTTGTGGCTCGATCCCCAGCCGCCGTTGATGCCGATGTAGAAGCCGCTCCAGTCATAGACTGCGGCGATCATCGGGGGGGCCTTGGCGTAGGGGCGGGCAGCGAGATCGGCGGCCGAAGCCGGAGCCGACAGGCTCAGCGCGACCAAACCAACAGTACCTAGCAAAATCTTCTTCATCGTAGTCTCTCCGGTTTTGTCCGCTTCCTTTGGTCCCGAAGCGGTTTTTAATTTTCGGTGCGAACGCCCAAGCGATCTGAGTTCCCGGATACGTATACCCGATTCAGCGCAAAAAGCCGTCTCCCAAATGCAACACCCGCCAGCGAAGTGAATTGTGGCAAGTTAGTGATTTGTTTACCGAATTCCGGAGCCGGCGGGGAACCCGAGGGAACCAGCGATCGCTACCGGCCGTGACGGCGTTGCTAGAGTATCGCCACCTCTGCTCTGCAAACATACGAAGCGTGGAACAAAACTGGAACATGGGATCCGGGAATGCTATATGTGGATAACCGGGGATCGCCGGGCTCGCGGGACCGGTGAGCGTATAGGGTCGTCCCAATGTGGTCCCGAGAGGTCTCGAAGGCGTGGCGGCGGCTCAGCCGGCGTCCGGATCAGGCGGGGCTGGTGGTTTTGCCAGTAAATTCGAAGAGTGGAGAGCGGCGATGGCGGGAAGCGTGAACAAGGTGATTCTGGTCGGAAACCTCGGCAAGGATCCGGAAATCCGGCGGACCCAGGACGGGCGGCCGATCGCCAATCTGAGCGTGGCGACTTCCGAGAGCTGGCGCGACAAGGCCACCGGCGAGCGCAAGGAAAAGACCGAGTGGCATCGGGTGGTGATTTTCAACGAAGGCCTTTGCAAGGTCGCCGAGCAATATCTGAAGAAGGGCGCCAAGGTTTACATCGAGGGGCAGCTGCA
The genomic region above belongs to Bradyrhizobium sediminis and contains:
- a CDS encoding outer membrane protein, which produces MKKILLGTVGLVALSLSAPASAADLAARPYAKAPPMIAAVYDWSGFYIGINGGWGSSHKCWDLIGPPVLAEGCHDATGGTVGGQIGYRWQAGSWVFGLEGQGNWADFSGSNTNLTNVLLRDTSKIDAFGLLTGQVGYAWNNALLYVKGGAAVVGDKYNTTVIATGALNDSAKETRWGAVVGAGLEFGFAPNWSVGVEYNHMFLGDRDISFNTPAGVLNATSNISQDVDLVTARINYRWGGPVVAKY
- a CDS encoding single-stranded DNA-binding protein: MAGSVNKVILVGNLGKDPEIRRTQDGRPIANLSVATSESWRDKATGERKEKTEWHRVVIFNEGLCKVAEQYLKKGAKVYIEGQLQTRKWTDQSGVEKYSTEVVLQGFNSNLTMLDGRSGGGGGNFGSDDSGSDFGSSGPSSAAPRRAVAAAGARNSDMDDDIPF